The window ATATACATAAAATAAATTCTTGCTAAAACCACCCCGTCAAAAAATACAAAATTTTTCGCCCCCCCTCCACTCGAGGGGAATTTTGCGACGGTCAAATATATTTAAGTCCCTGAAAATATTTAACAATATATTATTGATTCTTAATCTACTGAATATCAACCCATCAACCATCAGCTAAAAACTATCAACTACTTACCTTTTTCTTCAAACATCATTTTTGTAATAAAATCTTTCTCGCCTTTTCCTCTCGCCGGAGAATATTCTCTTCCGTAGAAAATAATCTGAAGATGAAGTTTATTCCAAAACTCTTCTTTCCATAATTTTTTGGCATCTTTCTCGGTTTCTACGACGTTTTTCCCGGAAGTGAGCTTCCATTGCGTCATCAATCTGTGAATGTGCGTATCAACCGGAAAAGCCGGAAATCCGAAACCTTGACTCATCACTACAGAAGCCGTTTTGTGGCCCACTCCTGCCAATTCTTCAAGTTCTTCATACGTTTGAGGTACAATCCCGTTATGTTTTTCCAAAAGCTGCTCTGCCATTTTTTTCAGATTCTTAGCTTTTGTATTTGAAAGTCCGATCTCTTTGATGAGTTCTTTAATTTCAAAATCCTCAAGTTTAGCCATTCTTTGTGGCGTTCCTGCTACAGTGAAAAGTTCGGGAGTTACCTCATTTACCTTTTTATCGGTAGTTTGTGCCGAAAGTGCGACAGCGACCATTAGAGTATAAACGTCTGTATGATCTAAAAAAATAGGAACAACAGGATATAATTTTTCTAATTCTTCCAGAACGAGTGCGGCTCTTTGCTTTTTTGTCATTTAACTATTAAATTTGAACAAAAATAAATCATTATGCTGAAAGTTGGAGATAAATTACCACAATTTGAAGGAACAAATCAGGACGGAGAAATCATTGATTCTAATAACTTACTTGGAAAAAAATTAGTTATTTTCTTTTATCCGCAAGCGAGTACGCCGACTTGTACGGTAGAAGCGTGTAATTTGAGCGATAATTATTCGCAATTGGAAAAAGCTGGATTCCAGCTTTTAGGAATCAGCGGAGATACCGTGAAAAAACAGAAAAATTTTCACAGCAAATTTGCTTTTCCTTATGATCTTATCGCTGATGAAAGTCGTGATATTATTGAAAAATTCGGAGTTTGGCAGGAGAAAAAAACGTTTGGTAAAACTTATATGGGAATTGTGAGAACTACTTTTATTTTCGATGAAAAAGGAATTTGCACCAGAGTTATTGAAAAAGTGACGTCTAAAACGGCGGCAACTCAGATATTGGAAGGATAAGTCTTAAATATAAATTGCACGAATGTTTTCACTAATTTCATAAATATCTTATGCTGATTCGTGAAAACATTCGTGCCTTTCGTGTTTAGTTATTCTGTTTCGTAATACCTCAACTCTTCATCTTCATTAGGAAGTGTTACATGCTTTTGGAATTTTAAACCTAATCTTTCAATTAATTTTTGAGAAGAAAAGTTGTCTTTTGAAGTGATGGCAGAAATTTTATGTAAACCAAAATCTTCCATACCGACAGATTTTACCTTCTGCGCAGCTTCAAACATCAAACCTTTACCTTCATATTTTTCAAGGACAGAAAAGCCAATATCTGCAACATCCAAACCTTCTCTTTGGAAGATTCCCACACTTCCGATTTTCTGATCTCCTTCTTTTAAAACAAGAATATAATTTCCGAATCCAAGTTTTTCAATTTGTGGTAAAAACTTAGATTTAATATAATTCTCTGCATCAGAAAGAGAATTGATATTTTTATTTCCGATAAACTTTATAAAATTAGGCATATTATAAAGCTGAAAAATAATATCAGTATCATCTACAGAAACAGGGCGAATTAAAAGCCTTTCTGTTTCGTAGAAATTATTTTCTTTTTTTGGCAGGTTGCTTTTTGGGATCATTTTTAGGTTCTTCTTTCTTTTCTATTTTTAAAAGACGCGGGTTGTTTGTACAGTTTTTAGTATAAACTTCAATGTAAGTTCCGTTATCTTTAATATTTGAAACTATGCCTGTCGATTTATTAACCGTTAATGTAAAATGTGTTTTCTGATAAGGACATTCTTTTGAGGTAATCTTTCCTAGATCAAGATAATAATTGGTTTTATCGTCGTAGTAATTGGCAGCAATATCTACGAACTGCTCATCGATTAAATAACCATCTAAAACGGCAGACAAAGCAGCTTCTTCAGCGTTATCAATCTTGCCAATAAACTCTTTTAATTCCTTTTGATCTGTTAAATAACTTATTTTTCCTCCTACTGAAGAAACAATATAATAAAAACTTTCTTCACCCGGTCTGAAATTAAATCCCACAAATTGAGGAAGATAATCCTGCTTAGTTCCCGAGACTTTTACTTCTCTATTTTTCCCATACTTGTTATTAACCAATACCCAAAAATCAACTTTTGTATTGGGGACAATTTTGCCCAAAACATAATCAATACTTGAGAACTTTTTCTTTTCTTGAGAAAAAACAGAGATCCCCAAAAAGAAAAAAAGAAAAGTAAGAGTTGTAATTTTTTTCATAGTTTGAAATGCGGACAGGAACTATGCCAATAGTTACATAAATTTCTCTCCTTTTTTAAGGCTTTTTAAATCTAAAACGTATTCTTTAATCTGCTGATCGTGTTCTCTCGGGCAAATTAACAATACCTTGTCTGTATCTACAACGATAAAATCTTTCAAACCGTCTATTACAACCGCCTTATTATTTTTTACATGAATAATATTCCCTGTAGAATTGTAGGTAAGCGCTGTTTTGATATTAATTGCATTCTCGTTTTCATCTCTATCGCTGTTTTCAAAAACAGAAGTCCAGGTTCCAAGATCGCTCCAGCCTAAATCAGCAGGAATTACATGTACATTTTTAGCTTTTTCTAAAATCCCGTTATCGATAGATATTTTCTGAATTTTAGGATAAATGAGCTCTATACAGCTTAGTTCAGCTTCAGCATTGTACTCACAAGCCGTAAACTGCTGAGTCATATCCGGAAGAAACGTTTCAAAGGCTTTATGAATAGATTTTACATTCCATATGAAAATTCCGGCATTCCAAAGGAAATCACCACTTTCAAGAAAGCTTTTAGCGATTTCAAGAATCGGTTTTTCGGTAAATGTTTTAACTTTATAATGGTCTGAATCTTTTTTCTCTACAAACTGAATATATCCGTAACCCGTATCTGGTCTTGTCGGAGTAATCCCTAAAGTCACCAAATAATCATGAGTAGAAGCTAAATTAAACGCCAGTTCTACTTTCTCTAAAAAGACATCTTCTTTTAAAATTAAATGATCTGCAGGAAGCACAATCATCGTAGCATCAGGATTAATTTCGGCAATTTTATTTGCCATGTACAGATTACAAGCTGCGGTATTTTTCATCAGTGGTTCTCCTACCACATTCTCCTCAGGAATTTCTGGTAACTGCTGATGAGAAAGCGCCACATACTCTTTGTTGGTGATTACAAATATATTTTCGTTAGGAATGGACTTACTGATTCTGTCGTAAGTCTGCTGAATCATGGTACGACCCGTTCCTAAAATATCCTGAAATTGTTTGGGGAATTTTTGTGTGCTCAGAGGCCAGAATCTACTACCGATTCCTCCTGCCATAATCACACAGTATTTATCTGATTTTAACATATTTAACTGCATTTTTTCACTCTAGCTAAAGGTTTGAAAGAATACTTTCGTCCTGTAACCAGATTCACACAAAGATAGTTTTTTTTAATAAGACCTTCCAACAAATACTTTTCACTTCGGTAGATGAAATTTTCGCCTTTATAAAGCTTTTCTATATAAACCTCATCATCATCTTGATTTTCAATATGAAAATATTTTACCAAATCTGGGCTTGCCATAAAATTAGCTTTTGGAGATTGCGAAAATTTAATAATAATTGGTTTTAAATCTTCTTCATAAACATCTACACTTTCCAAAAGCATTTCTCTGAAGGTATGTTTCCATTCGGCACCGTGAGGAGCAATTTTTCTTCCATATTTCTCGAAAGCAATAAGATGAGCCAACTCATGGGTTAATACAAAAAAGAAAAGTTGAGGAGCTAAAGTAGAATTGATGCTAATTTCGTGCGAATTATCACGCAATTTCCGGTAATCTCCAAGCTTCGAATTTCGGTTTCTCGTCACTTTTATGTGAATAGAATAACCTGAAAACCATTTCCTTAAATACAAAAGTGTATTTTGAGGCATATATTTTTCTAAAGACTGAATAGACATTTTACAAAGTTAGGGGAATCCCTGAATAGAAATTCAATAATTTAAGACTAAAAAGATAATTAAATTTTGCCTGTTCTACAGAGCCTTGTGCATTGGCATAATTGTTTCGAGCAATATTTAAATCATAAATTGTCGTACGGCCAGCGGTATAGCTTTTATCAGCAAATTCCATCGCCAACTTGGTACTTTTTGCAGCTTCTACTGCCGCAAGATATATTTCATAGTTGGCATCTGCATCAAACTGAGCCTGCTGTACACTTTGTCTCAAAGTTTGTTTTTGTTGATCTAAAGTTGTTTTGGCAATATTTTCGTTGATTTTCGACTGCTCAACCTGAAGTTTGGTAATTCCTTTATTGAAAATAGGAATATTTAAACTTAACCCACCTTGCTGCCCAAAATTATCTTTGTACTGCTGGAAAAAACCAGGCTCTTTAGTGGCATTCCCAAATTGGTCGTACCCTGCATTATTTGTATTCAATAAGTTCCTATAAAAAGTTCCAACCCCTACACTCGCAGTAAGCGTCGGCCAAAATGATGTTTGAGTAACTTCTGTTTGGGTTTCTGCAGATTTTATTCTGCTTTGTGCGGCTTTTATTTGGGGCTGATTTTCGTAAGCTAAATTTAAAACATCATCTACAGAAAATAATTGAGGAGTCAATTTATCATCAACTTCTACATCTTGCACATCAAAATCTTTGTATTCTTTTAGTTGAAGCAATTGAGCCAAAGCAAATAAGCTTCTTCCTACATTGATTTCAGCCGTTTTTAAATTTTGTTTTTCTCTTGCCCAAGCTGCTTCTGCTTCTGCAACAATTGTTTGAGCCGTGGTTCCTACTTCTGTAGTTATTTTTGCCCTATCAAATTGTTTTTTTGCATTTTCTGTTGCACTCTGAGAAATTTTTACAATTTCTTTGTTCAATAAAGTCGTTAAATACTGTTGAGCAATCTGAAGCGAAATATCATTTTTAATAGTTTCAATATCATATTGACTTGCTTCTACATCAAATTGAGATTTTCTGATTGTTTTTTCAAGCCTTCCATTATTGTAAATTAAAATATCAGCTCCAATATTTGCCGAATTACTGAATTGATCGTTTCGGATACTTGTTGTTCCCAAAGAAGCCTGCCCGAAGCTTACATTATTTCCTACACTTGCGTTTACAGAAGGAAGGTAATTTTTCTGGGCAATTTTAAGATTAGAATCCTGAATCTGTTTTGAATATTCATTCTGAATCACCTGAAGATTATGCTTTACTGCGTAGTCTACACATTCACGCAAAGACCATTTCTGCTGAGCATTTAATCCTGCAAAGGCTAATCCCAAAACAACCGTCAAAACTTTTTTCATAAGGAAATATTTTATTTTTTTTCAAATGGTGTCGTTATTTTCAATTGTTTTTTTATGTGAAAAAGCTTGCAAATAACGATTTCTAATTGGCTTTATTCGAATTAGACGCTAAGATTGTAAAAAAGTTACAGATTTAAAAAATTATTGTTTCATTTTAATGAAAGTTTTGAGAATTTTGCACCATGACAAACGCACAATATCAGGAAGCCGTAGAGTGGCTTTTCGTTCAGGCACCAAACTATCAGATAGATGGAGAAAAAGCGTACAAACCCGGACTTGAAAATATCATAAGACTCTGCGCATTCTTTGATAACCCTCAAGATAAAATAAAATGCATTCACATTGGAGGAACCAACGGGAAAGGATCTACCAGCAATATGCTTTCTTCGGTTCTTCAGGAATCGGGCTACAAAACGGGATTGTATAACTCACCGCATCTTATTGATTTTACAGAGCGTATAAAAGTTGATGGTAAAAATTGTGATAAAGAATTTGTCTATCATTTTATTTTAAAACTAAAAAAACTCCCTGAAGACATTCTGCCCTCTTTTTTTGAATTTACCACCATTATGGCGTTTGAATATTTTGCTCAGCAAAATGTAGACTTTGCAATTATTGAAGTCGGTTTGGGCGGAAGATTAGATTCAACCAATATTATTAAACCTTTGGTTACAGCAATTACGAATGTGCAACTCGATCATCAAAATATTTTAGGAGATACCATCGAAGAAATTGCCTTCGAAAAAGCAGGGATTATAAAAAATAACACTCCCATCATTTTTGGAGATGATAATGAAACGGTTAAAAAAATTATTAAAACGAAAGCAGCTAAAGAAAACGCTCCATTTATTGACGCTACTATTTTAAAAACTGAGCTAAGATCAGATTTGAAGGGAAATTATCAAAATAAAAATATAAAGGTTGTTTTAGGCTTAATTGAAGAATTGAGAAAACTTAACTACCCTATCTCAAATGAAAATATTGAAACCGGACTTTTAACCGTTCGTAAAAACACAGGATTTATTGGTCGTTGGTTTGAATTTTCTCAAAATCCTTTGACTATTTGCGATACAGGACACAATCAGGCTGGTTTGGAATCGGTTTTTGAACAGTTAAATTCTATTCAAAAAAACAAACA is drawn from Chryseobacterium muglaense and contains these coding sequences:
- a CDS encoding TolC family protein encodes the protein MKKVLTVVLGLAFAGLNAQQKWSLRECVDYAVKHNLQVIQNEYSKQIQDSNLKIAQKNYLPSVNASVGNNVSFGQASLGTTSIRNDQFSNSANIGADILIYNNGRLEKTIRKSQFDVEASQYDIETIKNDISLQIAQQYLTTLLNKEIVKISQSATENAKKQFDRAKITTEVGTTAQTIVAEAEAAWAREKQNLKTAEINVGRSLFALAQLLQLKEYKDFDVQDVEVDDKLTPQLFSVDDVLNLAYENQPQIKAAQSRIKSAETQTEVTQTSFWPTLTASVGVGTFYRNLLNTNNAGYDQFGNATKEPGFFQQYKDNFGQQGGLSLNIPIFNKGITKLQVEQSKINENIAKTTLDQQKQTLRQSVQQAQFDADANYEIYLAAVEAAKSTKLAMEFADKSYTAGRTTIYDLNIARNNYANAQGSVEQAKFNYLFSLKLLNFYSGIPLTL
- the bcp gene encoding thioredoxin-dependent thiol peroxidase, which translates into the protein MLKVGDKLPQFEGTNQDGEIIDSNNLLGKKLVIFFYPQASTPTCTVEACNLSDNYSQLEKAGFQLLGISGDTVKKQKNFHSKFAFPYDLIADESRDIIEKFGVWQEKKTFGKTYMGIVRTTFIFDEKGICTRVIEKVTSKTAATQILEG
- a CDS encoding mannose-1-phosphate guanylyltransferase; the protein is MLKSDKYCVIMAGGIGSRFWPLSTQKFPKQFQDILGTGRTMIQQTYDRISKSIPNENIFVITNKEYVALSHQQLPEIPEENVVGEPLMKNTAACNLYMANKIAEINPDATMIVLPADHLILKEDVFLEKVELAFNLASTHDYLVTLGITPTRPDTGYGYIQFVEKKDSDHYKVKTFTEKPILEIAKSFLESGDFLWNAGIFIWNVKSIHKAFETFLPDMTQQFTACEYNAEAELSCIELIYPKIQKISIDNGILEKAKNVHVIPADLGWSDLGTWTSVFENSDRDENENAINIKTALTYNSTGNIIHVKNNKAVVIDGLKDFIVVDTDKVLLICPREHDQQIKEYVLDLKSLKKGEKFM
- a CDS encoding GNAT family N-acetyltransferase, whose amino-acid sequence is MIPKSNLPKKENNFYETERLLIRPVSVDDTDIIFQLYNMPNFIKFIGNKNINSLSDAENYIKSKFLPQIEKLGFGNYILVLKEGDQKIGSVGIFQREGLDVADIGFSVLEKYEGKGLMFEAAQKVKSVGMEDFGLHKISAITSKDNFSSQKLIERLGLKFQKHVTLPNEDEELRYYETE
- a CDS encoding endonuclease III domain-containing protein, with product MTKKQRAALVLEELEKLYPVVPIFLDHTDVYTLMVAVALSAQTTDKKVNEVTPELFTVAGTPQRMAKLEDFEIKELIKEIGLSNTKAKNLKKMAEQLLEKHNGIVPQTYEELEELAGVGHKTASVVMSQGFGFPAFPVDTHIHRLMTQWKLTSGKNVVETEKDAKKLWKEEFWNKLHLQIIFYGREYSPARGKGEKDFITKMMFEEKGK
- a CDS encoding SprT-like domain-containing protein; this translates as MSIQSLEKYMPQNTLLYLRKWFSGYSIHIKVTRNRNSKLGDYRKLRDNSHEISINSTLAPQLFFFVLTHELAHLIAFEKYGRKIAPHGAEWKHTFREMLLESVDVYEEDLKPIIIKFSQSPKANFMASPDLVKYFHIENQDDDEVYIEKLYKGENFIYRSEKYLLEGLIKKNYLCVNLVTGRKYSFKPLARVKKCS
- a CDS encoding bifunctional folylpolyglutamate synthase/dihydrofolate synthase; translation: MTNAQYQEAVEWLFVQAPNYQIDGEKAYKPGLENIIRLCAFFDNPQDKIKCIHIGGTNGKGSTSNMLSSVLQESGYKTGLYNSPHLIDFTERIKVDGKNCDKEFVYHFILKLKKLPEDILPSFFEFTTIMAFEYFAQQNVDFAIIEVGLGGRLDSTNIIKPLVTAITNVQLDHQNILGDTIEEIAFEKAGIIKNNTPIIFGDDNETVKKIIKTKAAKENAPFIDATILKTELRSDLKGNYQNKNIKVVLGLIEELRKLNYPISNENIETGLLTVRKNTGFIGRWFEFSQNPLTICDTGHNQAGLESVFEQLNSIQKNKHVVLGFVNDKKIDDVMGLLPKNSKFYFAKPSINRGRHPQDYEDLLIDAKIFYKIFDSVQEAYLSAKQECTNEEMIFIGGSNFVVGDFLEKNLEICE